Part of the Spiribacter salinus M19-40 genome, CGAGAAAAACGGAGCGGCTTCGATTCAGGATTGGCCTGACCGGGAGCGGGCAGGCCAAGCGGACGACTTATTCGTCAAGCGGAATGCCAGCGACCTCGTAGGCCTCGCGGACCTGCTGGTAGATGGCGGGATCGGTCTCGAACGACAGATACGCATCACGCTCGATGAACTTATCGGCGTTGCGCTCCGTCGAGGTCAACGCATCCCAGACTTCATCGGTGTCAGCCGCCATGGTCTCCCGCAGGGCATCGCGGCAGTCCTGGGGCAGGCTGGCGCGCATGATGACCGGGTCACCCGGCAGGGTGTCGGTCTGGGCCAGCAGCCGGTACTCGGTGTTGGGGTCCTGCTCGCGCACGGCATCCCAGTCCTTGTTACCGCCACCCATGGCTTCCACATCATCGTTGATCAGGACCTGGATGCGCGCATCCCCGGCCATGACGATGTCCATTTCATCTGGGTTGAGGCCGGCTTCGGCGAGAAGCTTCATCGGGAAAATATGACCCGAGGTTGAGCCCACGTCCTTCAGGGCCACGCGGCGATCCTCAAGATCGGCGAGTTCCTGAATATCGCTGTCGGCCTTTACCACAAAGCTTGAGCCATAGTTCGGCCGAACGATCGAGAACAGCACATCCAAATCGGCGAGTTCCTCAAAGAGGACAAATTCCGATGGCCCACCGAAGACGAGATCAACCTCGTCAAACTGCAGTGCGGTGCCGGCTGCCGTGCGGTTGGACAGTGAGTAGAGCTCGAGCTCGACACCGGTCATTGCTTCGAAGGACTCGGCGAATGGTGCGAACGCCTCTTCCAGCGAACCCATTCCCTCAATGCCCGTGTCGGCCATTTTCAGCGAGGCGGGGCAGACATTGGCAGGGTCGGCAGCCATTGCCGTGCCGGCCAGTGTGCCGCTCAAAGCGATCGCGGCCAGGCCTTTCGTGAAACCGTGCGACATTTTCATGATACGACTCCGTTGTGTTTGAAATAGCCCAAATGGACTAATCTCTAAACACTACGAGATCGCTATGACAGGATGATGAAACCGGCGCAGCCCCTGGCGGACGGGCGCTAGAGCTGGTCCAAGCGTTGCTGGGCGAGGTTTGCAGCCGTCGTGTCGGGGTGCTCCTCGACCACGGCTTCCAGGGCTTCTTCTGCCCTATCGCGCTCGCCCTGCTCCAGTCGCACGTAACCGATTTTCAGCATGGCATCCGGACGCTTGTTGCTGTCCGGGTGCTCATCCAGCACCTGCTGGAATTCCGACAGGGCGGTTTCGAAGTCGCGCTGGACATAGTGCGACTCGCCAAGCCAGTAGCGGGCATTCGCGGCAAGATCAGCGTCGGCGTAGGTCTCGAGGAAGGCCTCGAATTGGTCTGCCGCTGCGTCATAGTTGCCGTTGCGAAGCTCGCCAAAGGCCTCGTCGTACGCGCTGCGGATGACATCCTCATCGACGTTCTGGTCTTCAATCTCAGGCTCGCTAAGCTCGTTATCCGAACCTTCCGCTGGGGCGGATGCACCGCTCTCAAGGGCTTGTAGACGCTCATCGAGGTCGAGGTAAAGACTCCGCTGCTGGCCCCGAATATCTTCCAGTTCTCGCTCGAGGACTTCGATCTCTCCCCGCAGTGCGGTAACCTCGCTTCTCAGTGCATCGGCTTCGTTCATCAGCGACATCAGCGCGCTGCCCTCGAGGCGCTGCTCGAGGCGATCAACGCGCCGCTCGAGATCGCTTTGCGCAAACGCGGTGGTTGCGGCCAGGCCAAGGGCGGCCGTCGCCGCCACCGCGGTCCGATAAACAGTGCGAGAGATGGACATGCCTGACATGCTAGCGCTCGTAGACCAACTCGGCGCGGCGATTCTCCGCCCAGGCCGACTCGCTGCTGCCACTGACGGCCGGGCTTTCCTCACCATAGCTCACGGTATCGACCTGCGCCTCATCAGCGCCTGCGAGGGTGAGGGCTTGTTTCACCGACTCGGCACGCCGCTCGCCAAGGGCCAGGTTGTATTCCCGTGCGCCGCGCTCGTCGGTGTGGCCTTCAACCAGCATTTGCCGGTCGGGGTTGTCCGCCAGGTATTCGCCATGCGCTTCCAGTTGATCCATGGCCTCATCGCTCAGGCGACTGCTGTCGTAGTCGAAGTAGACAATGCGCTCGGAAAGCGGGCTGGACGGATCCTCGAGGGGTTCGCCTTCGAAGCTGGTGCCGCCAGAGGCGCCAGCGGTCTCGGCACCGGCGGCCTCGTCGATTTCCGCCATCTCGGAGTCATCGATGTCATCGCCCGTCGAGGCGCAGCCAGCCAGAAAGATCGTAACGGCCAGCGTTGCCAGCCAGCGGGTTGGGTGGTTCATGAGCGGTTCTCCTGTTTTCTGATGTCTATTTTATGCTGAATCGGCGTCGGCGAAAAGCGCAATGTCACAATGGGCCCCAATCGGGCTCACGCACGGTGTTATCAAACTCGGTCAGCCCACCCTGGACCCGGCCAAATACCGAGACGGTGGCCAGCTCGGTGCCGTCATCCACCGAACGGGTGTAAGCGATCATGCTGCCACTCGCCGAAAAGCTCGGTGACTCGTCGAGTTGCCCATCGGTGAGCACGCGCATGAAGTCCTCTTCGAGGTCCTGCACTGCGATCCGAAAGTGGCCGTCTTGTCGATGCGTGAAAGCGAGCAGTCGGCCGTTGGCGGACACGCTGGGTGAGGCGTTGTATTTACCCTCAAACGTGACCCGCTCGGCCTCGCCGCCGGAGGCCGGGATGCGATAGATCTGCGGGCCGCCGCCGCGGTTGGAGGTAAAATACAGATGCTCGCCATCGGGTGACCAGACCGGCTCGGTGTCGATACCGAAGTGGTCAGTCAGTTGGCGCGCATCGCCGCTGCCATCGGCGGCAATCAGGTAGATGTCAGGGTTACCGCCGCGAGAGAGTGTGATGGCCAGCGTTTCACCGTCTGGCGACCAGGCGGGTGCGCCATTAATGCCGCGAAAGGCCGCCACGGAGCGACGTTCACCCGTGCCGACGTCCTGTACAAACACCTGCGAGCTGCGCCCCGATTCGAAGGACACATAGGCCAGCCGCTCACCATCGGGTGACCAGTCCGGCGACATGAGTGGCTGACTGGAGGTCAGGATGGTCTGTGGCCGATGCCCATCGGCCTCAGCGATCGTCAGCCGATAGGTCGGGTCATCAACGCTGCCTTCCTCTTCAACATAGGCGATGCGGGTGTTGAATCCGCCTGGTCGGCCCGTGACGGCCTCGAATATCTGGTCGCTGATGGTGTGTGCGAGGTTGCGCAGTCCTTCTGGGGCGACGGTGAAGCGTTGCCCGGTCATGCGCTCGCCGCCATAAACATCGAGGAGCTCATAGCGCACTCGGTAATTGCCGCCTTCTCCAGGGCGGATTTCTCCCACGACCAGGGTATCGGCGCCGAGCGCGCGCCAGTTGCGAAAGCGCACGTCCTCAAAACGGGAAGGCTGACCAAGGTGGTTGTCGGGGCTGATCGGATCGAACAGGCCGCTGCGGTAGAGGTTGTCACGGATGATGTTCGCGAAATCGAGCTGACTCGTGCTGGTCTCGGACTGGAAGGGCACAACCGCGATTGGCAAAGCCGCTTCGGCACCACCGGTGATCTCGAGTTTGACCTGTCCGATCGCTGGGACGCTGAGGAGTAAGCCTAGGATTAGCACGAGCAGCTTTTTCATGATTCCTCTAGTCAACCGCATTTCGGTTACTCAGGTGTGAAGGTTAACTCAACGCCTCGCCGGTACGGGGCCGCCAGTGAGGGCTCGTCCGGCATGGGAAGCGGGTCAGCTCTCAGGACTGCCCGTTCAGCGGAGCGGTCGAAGGCGGCATTGCCGCTGCTCTCCACCACCTCAGCACTCAGGACTGTACCACCAGGGCCAAGGCGGACCGCAACGACGGCGCTCAGGCCCTCCGGGATACCTGGCGGTCGGCTCCACGCGCGATTAATCTTTTGCCGGATTGCGGCATCGTAGGTGCCGCGTGCCTCGGCCTGACGCTGCGCGAGCGCTTCGGCCTCGCGGCGGGCCTGTTCCTCCGCGTCGCGGCGAGCTTGTTCTTCGGCTTCGCGTCGGGCCTGCTCCTCCGCCTCGCGGCGGGCTTGTTCCTCGGCTTCACGCTGGGCCTGTTCCTCGGCCTCGCGGCGGGCTTGTTCCTCGGCCTCGCGGCGAGCCTGTTCTTCGGCCTCGCGTTGTGCCTGCTCCTCCGCTTCGCGCTGAGCCTGCTCCTCGGCCTCGCGGCGGGCCTGTTCTTCGGCCTCGCGCTGGGCCTGCGCCTCAGCCTCCCGCTCTGCCTCCTGGTCAGGTACGGGTTGGCTGATGGCCGTCGCCTGCATGGATTGCTCTGTACCCGGCACGGCATCATCCAGGCTGGAACCGAATCGCAAGCTGACGGTGAAGACGAGAAACAACACCACGTGGGCACCGATCGACAGTGCCACATCCCGCGCTGTCTCCCGCCTGATCATTCGCTGCGCGGCGCGGGTTGGGTCATGAGCCCTACCTGCGGAACCCCCGCTTCCTGCAGAGCGGCCATGACGTCGATCACCCGGGCATAGGCCACATCCGCATCGCCGCGGACATACACCGGGGTTTCAGGTTGCGCGCGCATTAGCGTGGTCACGGTCGCGATGACCTCGTCGGTATTCAGTGCCTCGTCATCGGCTTGATCGCCCACGCTCAGGTAGAACCGACCATCGCGATCGACCTCAACAATCAGGGGTTCTTGTTCATCGGCCGTGAGGGGCTCGGCGCTGGACTCCGGTAAGTCGACATTCACGCCCTGATAGAGCAGGGGTGCCGTCACCATGAAAATGACGAGCAGCACGAGCATCACGTCGATGTAGGGGACGACGTTAATTTCTGCCATGGGCCGGCGACGGCCGCGCTGGCGGCGACTCGGCAGGGTGTTGCTCATCGCTCGACGCTGCCCCGTCCCTGCAGGTGGCGCTGGAGAATGCTGGTGAACTCTTCAACAAACATTTCGTAGCGATTGGTGATGCGCTCGGACTGACTCGAGAAGCGGTTGTAGGCAATCACCGCGGGGATCGCGGCAAACAGGCCGAGTGCGGTGGCAATCAGCGCTTCTGCAATGCCTGGCGCGACGGTCGCGAGGGTTGCCTGCTGCATCGCCCCGAGGGCGAGAAACGAGTTCATGATGCCCCATACCGTGCCGAAGAGGCCGATGTACGGACTGGTTGAGCCGACCGTTGCCAGGTAAGGCACATGCGATTCGAGGTGATCCATCTCGCGGTTGATGGCGACGCGCATGGCGCGCTGGGCCCCTTCAATGGTGGGCTCAGCGAGGGCGTTTTGCTGACGCATGCGCGTGAATTCACGAAAACCCGCTCGAAATATGCGCTCCAGACCGCCCGATTCGATGTCGGGCTGCTCGGAGCGGCTGTAGATGTCGGTGAGATTGCCGCCGGACCAGAAGGTATCCTCAAACGCCTCGGCGCCGTCGTCAGCTCGGCGCAGGTGCCGGATTTTCCGGAAGATCAGGGCCCAGGAGCTCACTGAGGCCACCAGCAGAATCAACATCACCACTTGGACGACAAAACTTGCCTCCAGGATCAGGTGGGTCACGGAAAGGTCAGCGGACATCGGCCATCCTCAGCTGGGTCGATGACCCGAAACAGTAGTCCCCCGGCTGCTGCGGCGCAACCGGCGTTTAGTCATGATCGAAGAGCTCGCCCGTGGGGTCGGCTATCCGGGGCGGCGCCGGCCGATCGAAGTGCGCGTAGGCGCTGCGAGTGGCCATTCGACCCCGTGGTGTGCGGTGCAGAAAGCCCTGCTGGATCAGGTAGGGCTCGATCACATCCTCGATGGTGCCCCGCTCCTCGCCAATAGCGGCCGCCAGGCTTTCCACGCCCACCGGCCCGCCGTCGAACTTCTCAAGGATCGCCAACAGCAGCCGCCGGTCCTGAATATCAAAGCCGCTGTTATCGACCTTGAGCATATCCATTGCGGCGGCAGCGACGGCCTGGCTGATGTGGCCGTCTGCCCGGACCTCTGCGTAATCCCGCACGCGCCTGAGCAGCCGATTGGCAATTCTGGGCGTGCCACGCGCCCGGCGAGCGATCTCCGTTGCACCACCCTCGTCGATGGCGAGGGCGAGCAGGTTTGCCGAGCGATTTACGATCGTGGTGAGCTCGGTAACGGAGTAGTACTCGAGGCGCTGGACAATGCCGAAGCGATCCCGCAACGGCGATGTCAGCAAGCCGGCACGGGTTGTTGCACCGACCAGGGTAAAGGGCGGCAGATCGAGCTTGATCGAGCGGGCCGCCGGTCCCTCGCCCACCATGATATCGATCTGCTGGTCTTCCATGGCGGGGTAGAGCACTTCCTCAACCACGGCGGACAAGCGATGAATTTCATCAACGAACAACACGTCGCCTGGCTCGAGGTTGGTGAGCAGCGCGGC contains:
- a CDS encoding phosphate/phosphite/phosphonate ABC transporter substrate-binding protein, coding for MKMSHGFTKGLAAIALSGTLAGTAMAADPANVCPASLKMADTGIEGMGSLEEAFAPFAESFEAMTGVELELYSLSNRTAAGTALQFDEVDLVFGGPSEFVLFEELADLDVLFSIVRPNYGSSFVVKADSDIQELADLEDRRVALKDVGSTSGHIFPMKLLAEAGLNPDEMDIVMAGDARIQVLINDDVEAMGGGNKDWDAVREQDPNTEYRLLAQTDTLPGDPVIMRASLPQDCRDALRETMAADTDEVWDALTSTERNADKFIERDAYLSFETDPAIYQQVREAYEVAGIPLDE
- the ybgF gene encoding tol-pal system protein YbgF → MSISRTVYRTAVAATAALGLAATTAFAQSDLERRVDRLEQRLEGSALMSLMNEADALRSEVTALRGEIEVLERELEDIRGQQRSLYLDLDERLQALESGASAPAEGSDNELSEPEIEDQNVDEDVIRSAYDEAFGELRNGNYDAAADQFEAFLETYADADLAANARYWLGESHYVQRDFETALSEFQQVLDEHPDSNKRPDAMLKIGYVRLEQGERDRAEEALEAVVEEHPDTTAANLAQQRLDQL
- the pal gene encoding peptidoglycan-associated lipoprotein Pal is translated as MNHPTRWLATLAVTIFLAGCASTGDDIDDSEMAEIDEAAGAETAGASGGTSFEGEPLEDPSSPLSERIVYFDYDSSRLSDEAMDQLEAHGEYLADNPDRQMLVEGHTDERGAREYNLALGERRAESVKQALTLAGADEAQVDTVSYGEESPAVSGSSESAWAENRRAELVYER
- the tolB gene encoding Tol-Pal system beta propeller repeat protein TolB, with amino-acid sequence MKKLLVLILGLLLSVPAIGQVKLEITGGAEAALPIAVVPFQSETSTSQLDFANIIRDNLYRSGLFDPISPDNHLGQPSRFEDVRFRNWRALGADTLVVGEIRPGEGGNYRVRYELLDVYGGERMTGQRFTVAPEGLRNLAHTISDQIFEAVTGRPGGFNTRIAYVEEEGSVDDPTYRLTIAEADGHRPQTILTSSQPLMSPDWSPDGERLAYVSFESGRSSQVFVQDVGTGERRSVAAFRGINGAPAWSPDGETLAITLSRGGNPDIYLIAADGSGDARQLTDHFGIDTEPVWSPDGEHLYFTSNRGGGPQIYRIPASGGEAERVTFEGKYNASPSVSANGRLLAFTHRQDGHFRIAVQDLEEDFMRVLTDGQLDESPSFSASGSMIAYTRSVDDGTELATVSVFGRVQGGLTEFDNTVREPDWGPL
- the tolA gene encoding cell envelope integrity protein TolA; amino-acid sequence: MALSIGAHVVLFLVFTVSLRFGSSLDDAVPGTEQSMQATAISQPVPDQEAEREAEAQAQREAEEQARREAEEQAQREAEEQAQREAEEQARREAEEQARREAEEQAQREAEEQARREAEEQARREAEEQARRDAEEQARREAEALAQRQAEARGTYDAAIRQKINRAWSRPPGIPEGLSAVVAVRLGPGGTVLSAEVVESSGNAAFDRSAERAVLRADPLPMPDEPSLAAPYRRGVELTFTPE
- the tolR gene encoding protein TolR, translating into MSNTLPSRRQRGRRRPMAEINVVPYIDVMLVLLVIFMVTAPLLYQGVNVDLPESSAEPLTADEQEPLIVEVDRDGRFYLSVGDQADDEALNTDEVIATVTTLMRAQPETPVYVRGDADVAYARVIDVMAALQEAGVPQVGLMTQPAPRSE
- the tolQ gene encoding protein TolQ produces the protein MSADLSVTHLILEASFVVQVVMLILLVASVSSWALIFRKIRHLRRADDGAEAFEDTFWSGGNLTDIYSRSEQPDIESGGLERIFRAGFREFTRMRQQNALAEPTIEGAQRAMRVAINREMDHLESHVPYLATVGSTSPYIGLFGTVWGIMNSFLALGAMQQATLATVAPGIAEALIATALGLFAAIPAVIAYNRFSSQSERITNRYEMFVEEFTSILQRHLQGRGSVER
- the ruvB gene encoding Holliday junction branch migration DNA helicase RuvB, which encodes MIENDHITSTNAAPDDEAVDRAIRPKRLGDYIGQQAVRDQLEIFVHAAKARSEALDHVLVFGPPGLGKTTLAHIIAHELGVNLRQTSGPVIDRPGDLAALLTNLEPGDVLFVDEIHRLSAVVEEVLYPAMEDQQIDIMVGEGPAARSIKLDLPPFTLVGATTRAGLLTSPLRDRFGIVQRLEYYSVTELTTIVNRSANLLALAIDEGGATEIARRARGTPRIANRLLRRVRDYAEVRADGHISQAVAAAAMDMLKVDNSGFDIQDRRLLLAILEKFDGGPVGVESLAAAIGEERGTIEDVIEPYLIQQGFLHRTPRGRMATRSAYAHFDRPAPPRIADPTGELFDHD